From the Penaeus chinensis breed Huanghai No. 1 chromosome 28, ASM1920278v2, whole genome shotgun sequence genome, one window contains:
- the LOC125039843 gene encoding uncharacterized protein LOC125039843, with protein sequence MTSQILSPCVEQIADNYWRWRVNDLPEFASFVGIHNQDEKLDDLSLTAHQARYRQCQAFLEEAKAVWSSLTKHVDVINIKALIAELETYIEGFQYKGYLLPLCTMEGIHVDFQRLISWMGLEKLKDYENLLSRYRFLPKQLAQIEELMFQGVSEGIVHHAISMKGVTKSLGSFVVENEEDSPLWKPFLHIPSAIADEDKRKALQEKAGRIIKEEQISPAFEKLQYFVSNNYKTRPDIAVTTLPDGENRYKQLLKFVFHLILWLDLYAYVCTERQIHLFLSILFLSFSLYSSLILSPPLLPLFSSFLPFYHPFSLSPLLQVVKALGYNIPVQEFSSLLRDDPKQYFSNADDLLAAFRVMAKEIEPKMLGLFAELPKIELEIEGDPNPNKIGAFYEAGSYDGTRGGIFQVGIHHFDTVPKYGMMTLSLHEGNPGHHYHRSYCRSSASMPFFRRVMEDRNYGQSPSRFPMNTAYGEGWALYAEELGFDMGLYDNLYDRYGHYSAEIFRASRLVVDTGLHALGWTREKAIDYMFCHTAMTKTQIEKEVDRYITWPGQALAYKMGQLKISQLKDKAQKELRDKFCIKTFHIIVMESTGPLSLLEEEVNKWIAGETHYAEGS encoded by the exons ATGACTTCTCAAATCCTGTCTCCGTGTGTGGAACAAATTGCTGATAATTATTGGAGGTGGAGAGTTAATGACCTGCCGGAGTTTGCCTCATTT GTTGGCATCCACAACCAAGATGAGAAACTCGACGACCTCTCTCTCACGGCACACCAGGCTCGATACAGACAGTGCCAGGCATTTCTGGAGGAGGCGAAAGCTGTTTGGAGCAGCCTCACTAAGCACGTCGATGTCATTAACATCAAGGCTCTGATAGCCGAGCTGGAGACATATATTGAAGGTTTTCAATATAAAGG ATACCTGCTGCCACTGTGCACCATGGAAGGGATACACGTGGACTTTCAGCGGCTTATATCGTGGATGGGTCTCGAGAAACTTAAAGACTACGAGAACCTGCTCTCTCGGTACAGGTTCCTCCCAAAGCAACTCGCCCAGATTGAGGAGCTGATGTTCCAAGGGGTCTCCGAGGGTATTGTTCACCATGCTATTTCTATG aaaggaGTAACAAAAAGCTTAGGGTCCTTCGTAGTGGAAAACGAAGAAGACTCGCCATTGTGGAAACCCTTCTTGCATATCCCAAGTGCAATTGCAGATGAAGACAAGAGGAAGGCATTGCAAGAGAAGGCTGGGAGGATTATAAAGGAGGAG CAGATATCACCAGCATTCGAGAAATTGCAATATTTTGTGAGTAATAATTACAAGACACGTCCAGACATCGCAGTCACTACTTTGCCCGATGGAGAAAATCGTTACAAGCAACTCCTAAAGTTTGTATTTCATTTGATCTTGTGGTTAGATTTATATgcttatgtttgtacagaaaggCAAATA CATTTATTTCTTAgtatattatttctatctttctctctttactcttctcttatATTATCTCCTCCTTTAttgcccctcttctcttcttttctccccttttatcaccccttctctttatctccccttctgcAGGTGGTAAAGGCACTGGGATACAACATACCAGTCCAAGAGTTTTCCTCACTCCTCCGAGACGACCCTAAGCAGTACTTCTCAAATGCTGATGACTTGCTTGCTGCCTTCAGAGTCATGGCGAAGGAGATTGAGCCGAAGATGCTCGGGCTCTTTGCTGAGCTTCCAAAGATAGAACTGGA GATAGAAGGCGACCCAAATCCAAACAAAATTGGAGCTTTTTATGAAGCGGGCTCGTACGATGGAACACGAGGGGGAATTTTCCAAGTCGGCATACATCACTTTGACACAGT ACCGAAGTATGGCATGATGACCCTTTCCCTCCACGAAGGCAACCCGGGGCACCACTATCACCGCTCGTACTGCCGCAGTTCAGCCTCCATGCCCTTCTTCAGGCGGGTGATGGAGGACCGCAACTATGGCCAGTCGCCTTCGAGGTTTCCCATGAACACAGCCTATGGGGAGGGCTGGGCTTTGTACGCAGAAGAGCTGGGCTTTGATATGGGCCTCTATGACAATCTCTATGACAG ATATGGTCACTACTCTGCTGAGATATTCCGCGCAAGTCGTTTAGTGGTTGACACTGGCTTACATGCATTAGGCTGGACGAGAGAGAAGGCGATCGACTACATGTTCTGCCATACTGCTATGACAAAGACACAGATAGAG AAAGAGGTTGACCGATACATCACATGGCCAGGCCAGGCTTTAGCATACAAAATGGGCCAGCTGAAGATCTCACAGCTGAAAGACAAAGCCCAAAAGGAACTCCGTGACAAATTCTGCATCAAGACCTTTCACATCATTGTCATGGAATCGACTGGACCTCTAAGCCTTTTGGAAGAGGAAGTCAACAAGTGGATAGCAGGTGAAACCCATTATGCAGAGGGCAGCTAG